In one Candidatus Omnitrophota bacterium genomic region, the following are encoded:
- a CDS encoding DUF6259 domain-containing protein: MKRNGLLISALSILFQFSSVLICAAENLHAIESSSGRLVVESVDGIASLNQLEAISPEGRRNWIEAKPKVPLWTITVLDAQKERHTLTALDGRAEIRAASDSLFMEWKEMHPGNLHVSASVAAKGSDFEWNLEFEVKETGYTLWEAIYPEIGPLALSEKIHAVIPFGWGVLHNDLQTKRYGGVYPSASWAMPFTAVSDGSTGVYAGAHDNAGYALAIFVGKREKQDGSSLGLRHDVEGMGKATHYRLPYAVTTRLFPGDWYESARIYREAAQKTPWGGIPPLADRKDIPQWLLNTDLWYLGSCHDESTANQAIAFAAYFNVPTSAHIYQWHQIPFDDHYPEYFPAKPGFQAAVEKVQKAGIAVMPYINGRLWDPATDSWKAQHAETACAIDEKGEKYVEVYGSKVPLSPMCPFTDLWKNTVTNLVDKLLNECKVKAVYIDQISAAAARRCFAEGHGHAIGGGTYWIQGYRDLLQRCRRVQPPDTALTTEENADPWNDLLHAWLMVNTQEHRGEIAPLYPAVYGGRAISFGFQYILGDDLPQRFPFRLKMARAFVFGSQLGWVSSQILEKPYAEEAEFLKRLCEARHGSRDALQFGELLAPVELEGAGTVSWRDGKNTLQTQPAVLSSAWRTPTDARKIAVANTADEERTVNLKLDRRHCKEEKNQTLQLTSEDGKSKIELIREEGGRWRGSLKLTPRSAVVWILQ; this comes from the coding sequence ATGAAACGAAATGGCTTATTAATCTCCGCTTTATCCATACTCTTCCAATTTTCCAGCGTCTTAATTTGCGCTGCTGAAAATCTTCATGCGATCGAATCCAGCAGCGGACGATTGGTTGTCGAGAGCGTGGATGGAATCGCATCTCTGAACCAATTGGAAGCCATTTCGCCGGAAGGACGGCGGAACTGGATCGAAGCCAAGCCAAAAGTTCCTCTATGGACCATTACCGTTCTTGACGCTCAAAAAGAACGGCATACCCTCACCGCTTTGGATGGCCGGGCGGAGATTCGCGCCGCTTCCGATTCGTTGTTCATGGAATGGAAGGAGATGCATCCAGGCAACCTGCATGTGTCCGCTTCCGTCGCGGCGAAGGGAAGCGATTTCGAATGGAATCTTGAATTCGAAGTGAAAGAAACCGGATATACGTTATGGGAAGCGATCTATCCAGAAATCGGCCCCTTAGCGCTATCCGAAAAAATCCACGCCGTCATCCCCTTCGGCTGGGGCGTATTGCATAACGATTTGCAAACCAAACGCTACGGCGGCGTTTATCCTTCCGCCTCGTGGGCCATGCCGTTCACGGCGGTTTCGGATGGATCAACCGGCGTATATGCCGGAGCTCATGATAATGCGGGATACGCCTTAGCCATATTTGTTGGGAAGAGAGAAAAGCAGGACGGTTCCAGCCTTGGTTTGCGCCATGATGTCGAAGGAATGGGAAAAGCAACCCATTACCGCCTGCCCTATGCCGTAACGACGAGGCTTTTCCCGGGCGACTGGTACGAAAGCGCGAGAATCTATCGCGAAGCGGCGCAGAAAACGCCGTGGGGCGGCATCCCGCCTCTTGCCGATAGGAAAGATATTCCCCAATGGCTTTTGAATACGGATTTATGGTATTTGGGATCGTGCCATGACGAATCGACGGCCAACCAGGCGATTGCGTTCGCCGCGTATTTCAATGTCCCCACTTCCGCCCATATTTACCAATGGCACCAGATTCCTTTCGACGATCATTATCCTGAATATTTCCCCGCCAAGCCCGGTTTTCAGGCAGCGGTGGAAAAAGTGCAAAAGGCGGGAATCGCCGTGATGCCATATATCAATGGCCGTCTGTGGGATCCGGCTACGGACAGCTGGAAAGCCCAACATGCGGAGACGGCCTGCGCCATCGACGAAAAGGGAGAGAAATACGTCGAGGTATACGGTTCGAAAGTTCCCCTTTCACCGATGTGTCCATTTACGGATTTATGGAAGAATACAGTAACGAATCTAGTAGATAAGTTGCTTAACGAATGCAAGGTGAAAGCGGTTTACATCGACCAGATTTCCGCCGCCGCCGCCAGACGCTGCTTCGCGGAAGGCCACGGACATGCCATCGGAGGCGGAACGTATTGGATTCAAGGCTATCGCGATCTCTTGCAGCGATGCCGCCGCGTACAGCCTCCCGATACGGCGCTGACCACGGAAGAGAACGCCGACCCCTGGAACGATCTGCTCCACGCTTGGCTGATGGTCAATACGCAGGAGCATAGGGGCGAGATCGCGCCCCTTTATCCGGCGGTCTATGGCGGGCGTGCGATCTCCTTTGGTTTTCAATATATCTTAGGCGACGACCTTCCCCAACGATTTCCCTTCCGTTTGAAGATGGCGCGGGCTTTCGTTTTCGGTTCGCAATTGGGATGGGTCAGTTCACAAATTCTTGAAAAGCCCTATGCGGAGGAAGCGGAATTTTTGAAGCGATTATGCGAAGCGCGGCATGGATCTCGCGACGCCCTGCAATTCGGCGAGCTGTTGGCGCCCGTCGAATTGGAAGGAGCAGGAACGGTCTCTTGGAGGGACGGTAAGAATACTCTCCAAACTCAACCCGCCGTTTTATCTTCCGCCTGGCGGACTCCAACGGATGCGCGCAAGATCGCCGTCGCCAATACGGCGGACGAGGAGCGAACGGTAAACCTGAAATTGGACCGCCGCCATTGTAAAGAAGAGAAAAACCAAACCCTTCAACTTACATCCGAAGACGGGAAAAGCAAAATCGAATTGATCCGGGAAGAAGGCGGACGTTGGCGCGGATCGCTTAAACTAACCCCGCGCAGCGCGGTGGTATGGATTCTGCAATAG
- the yajC gene encoding preprotein translocase subunit YajC — MASNLFSVVQQIILSAAAPDAAGGGAPASTDVSNPLMQMLFPLLLCFFIFYFLLIRPQQKQRQRHEEQVNQLKKGDKIVTSGGIFGSIVGMKDNIAVIKIAENVKIEILKSSISQIIGHEDSK, encoded by the coding sequence ATGGCATCCAACCTATTTTCCGTTGTTCAACAGATTATCCTGAGCGCAGCCGCGCCCGACGCCGCTGGAGGAGGCGCGCCCGCCTCCACTGATGTCAGCAATCCTTTGATGCAGATGTTGTTTCCCTTACTGCTCTGTTTTTTCATCTTTTATTTTCTGCTGATCCGTCCCCAACAGAAACAAAGGCAGCGCCATGAAGAGCAGGTGAATCAGTTGAAAAAAGGGGATAAGATCGTCACTTCCGGCGGCATTTTCGGCTCCATCGTGGGCATGAAGGACAATATCGCCGTCATCAAGATTGCGGAAAACGTAAAAATCGAAATTTTAAAATCCTCCATCTCGCAAATCATCGGCCACGAGGATAGCAAATAA